One stretch of Candidatus Marinimicrobia bacterium CG08_land_8_20_14_0_20_45_22 DNA includes these proteins:
- a CDS encoding DNA mismatch repair protein MutS produces MIKKELHHDELTPVMRQYATVKATYPDALVLFRMGDFYETFKEDAKTAAKILNITLTKRANGKASSVPLAGFPHHALESYMHKLLKAGLKVAICEQVEDPKLAKGVVKREVIEVVTPGTALSDRFLEKGKNNYLLSVIFDEKDAGISAIDISTGEFFLSEIPTSRLKESVLAIQPSEIICPESLEKEVKNLFSTITLRITPVEDWIYAYETAFQTLTGHFQTPSLKGFGCQSATIGVSAAGSVIQYLKQNYHNNLNHVTGIHQRNDSDVLLVDDFTQRNLEIFQTMQNFGKRGSLIETLDQTKTSMGSRLFHHWLRRPLRNIDEINQRLDWIQFFVENSDKRERLRNLLSKAGDIERLMSKLSANRSSARELNALRSTLELIPDMLNIILEQTPFESLAQNLNPLSSVVELIKRAILEENVSLSIREGGFIKDGFSAELDEYRHLVHHGKEWIARLQATERERLGVPSLKVAYNKVFGYYIEVTKANLDKVPETYIRKQTLVNNERFITPELKEYEEKLLNAEERMSQIEYDLFQEIRLSILKEVLAIQKDGEVIAIFDIVSSLADIAANRHYSRPEIHEGSSIEIKDGRHPVVEFLLPPGEKFIANDLMIDNQNDQILIITGPNMAGKSTYLRQVGLIVLMAQIGSFVPASSARIGIVDKIFTRVGASDNLAAGESTFLMEMNETANILNNVTPQSLILLDEIGRGTSTYDGMSIAWAVTEYLHENPKVAAKTLFATHYHELTELELLHPRIKNYNVAVKEYGDRVIFLRKIVPGGCDRSYGIHVAQMAGIPREVIFRAKEILLNLSDAERTLPTENEKFRKLVSKNENQLGLFDVQESELRKALIEVDVDNLTPLEALQKLDELKRQFGV; encoded by the coding sequence ATGATCAAGAAAGAATTACATCACGATGAACTGACACCTGTCATGCGGCAGTATGCGACGGTAAAAGCGACGTATCCCGATGCATTGGTGCTTTTCCGGATGGGCGATTTCTATGAAACGTTCAAGGAAGACGCTAAGACCGCGGCAAAAATCCTGAATATTACACTGACAAAACGAGCAAACGGCAAAGCGTCTTCGGTTCCATTAGCTGGATTTCCGCATCATGCGCTTGAATCGTACATGCATAAACTCTTGAAAGCCGGGCTGAAAGTCGCAATATGTGAACAGGTGGAAGACCCAAAACTCGCCAAAGGTGTTGTCAAGCGCGAAGTCATCGAAGTGGTAACTCCCGGAACCGCTCTGTCCGACCGGTTTTTGGAAAAAGGGAAAAATAATTATCTGCTTTCGGTGATTTTCGACGAAAAAGATGCTGGTATCTCCGCAATTGATATATCGACCGGCGAGTTTTTCCTAAGCGAGATTCCGACGTCGCGATTGAAGGAATCAGTTCTTGCCATTCAACCATCGGAAATTATTTGCCCGGAATCGCTTGAAAAAGAAGTCAAAAATCTATTCTCGACTATCACGCTGAGAATTACGCCCGTCGAAGATTGGATTTACGCTTACGAAACAGCGTTTCAGACGCTTACCGGTCATTTTCAAACACCGTCGCTCAAAGGGTTTGGTTGTCAATCGGCGACCATTGGCGTCTCCGCGGCTGGTTCTGTGATTCAATATCTGAAACAAAATTATCATAATAATCTTAACCACGTTACCGGCATACATCAGCGGAATGATAGCGACGTTCTGTTGGTCGATGATTTCACACAGCGGAATCTTGAAATTTTCCAGACCATGCAAAATTTTGGTAAGCGCGGTTCATTGATCGAAACGCTCGACCAAACCAAAACGTCGATGGGAAGCAGACTTTTTCATCATTGGCTGAGAAGACCGCTGAGGAATATTGATGAGATCAACCAGCGGTTGGACTGGATCCAGTTTTTCGTGGAAAATTCCGACAAACGCGAACGGCTCAGAAATTTGCTTTCCAAAGCGGGTGACATCGAGCGATTGATGTCCAAACTGAGTGCCAACCGCTCGTCGGCACGGGAATTGAATGCGCTCAGATCGACACTGGAATTGATACCGGACATGCTTAACATCATTTTGGAACAAACGCCGTTTGAATCGCTTGCGCAGAACCTGAATCCTTTGTCATCAGTAGTAGAATTGATCAAGCGTGCTATTTTAGAAGAAAATGTGTCGCTTTCTATCAGAGAAGGTGGTTTTATCAAAGACGGATTTTCGGCAGAACTCGATGAATACCGGCATCTGGTTCATCATGGAAAGGAATGGATTGCACGGCTTCAGGCGACCGAGCGTGAGCGGCTGGGTGTTCCATCGCTAAAGGTTGCCTACAACAAGGTTTTTGGTTATTATATCGAGGTTACGAAGGCAAATCTTGACAAAGTTCCGGAAACCTATATCCGGAAGCAAACGCTGGTCAACAACGAGCGATTTATCACTCCGGAACTCAAAGAATACGAAGAAAAATTACTCAACGCAGAAGAACGAATGTCGCAGATTGAGTATGATCTGTTTCAGGAAATCCGGCTATCGATTTTGAAAGAAGTATTGGCGATTCAGAAAGATGGGGAAGTAATTGCGATATTTGACATCGTTTCCAGTTTGGCGGATATCGCCGCCAACCGGCATTATTCCCGACCGGAAATTCACGAAGGTTCATCGATTGAGATCAAAGATGGGCGCCATCCGGTTGTTGAATTTCTGCTTCCACCGGGCGAGAAATTTATCGCCAACGATCTAATGATCGACAATCAGAACGACCAAATTCTGATCATCACCGGGCCGAATATGGCAGGAAAATCGACATATCTGCGGCAAGTCGGTCTCATTGTATTGATGGCGCAAATCGGCAGTTTTGTCCCAGCTTCTTCGGCGAGAATCGGTATTGTCGATAAAATTTTCACGCGAGTCGGCGCGAGTGACAATCTTGCCGCTGGTGAATCGACTTTTCTGATGGAGATGAATGAGACAGCGAACATTCTTAACAATGTCACGCCACAGTCGCTGATCCTTTTGGATGAAATCGGTCGCGGCACTTCGACTTACGACGGAATGTCGATCGCATGGGCTGTGACGGAATATTTACATGAAAACCCGAAAGTTGCCGCAAAAACGCTTTTTGCAACGCATTACCATGAGTTGACCGAATTGGAATTGCTCCATCCACGCATTAAAAATTACAATGTCGCCGTTAAAGAATATGGCGATCGGGTTATCTTCCTGCGAAAAATTGTCCCGGGCGGTTGCGACCGTAGTTACGGAATACACGTAGCGCAAATGGCTGGAATTCCCCGCGAAGTCATTTTTCGCGCGAAGGAAATTTTGTTGAATCTGAGCGACGCGGAGCGAACACTCCCGACTGAGAACGAGAAGTTTCGAAAATTGGTGTCAAAAAATGAAAATCAGCTCGGGCTTTTTGACGTGCAGGAAAGTGAACTTCGGAAAGCGCTGATCGAAGTGGATGTCGATAACCTGACGCCGCTGGAAGCTTTGCAAAAATTGGACGAACTCAAGCGTCAATTCGGCGTTTAA